The sequence below is a genomic window from Lysobacter stagni.
AGGACGCGTCGGACCGGTTGGCCCGCGGTGAGTTCCCGGATGCGGTCCGCGTGAACAGCCGCGACGAAGTGCGCGACATCGCGCGCGGCCTGGAACGCGCCATCCATACGCTGCGCAGCTTCGCCGGCGCACAGCGCGACATCTTCGAGGCGCACCAGGCCGGCGAGATCGACCGTCGCCTGCGCAGCGAGGACTTCCCGGGTGCCTACGGCCAGATGGCCGGCGAAGTGAACACGCTGGTGGATTCGCACATCCAGGTGAACACGCGCGCCATCGAGATCGTCGCGGCTTATGCACGTGGTGACCTGTCGATGGACATGGACCGCCTGCCGGGCCAGAAGGCGCGCATCACCGATGCCGTCGACTCGGTCAAGCACGGCATGCAGTCCATCAACGCCGAGATCAAGACGCTGGTCGATGCCGCCGTCGCCGGCGACTTCAGCCGCCGCGGCGACGCCTCGCGCTTCGAGTTCGTCTATCACGACGTCGTGCAGTCGCTGAACCAGCTGATGCACACCGCCGAGGAAGGCCTGCGCGAAGTCGGCACGCTGCTGTCGGCGGTCGCCGACGGCGACCTCAACCGCCGCGTCGAAGTCGAACTGCCGGGTGAGTTCGGCCGCCTCGCGCACGATGCCAACCGCACCGTCGAACAGCTGGCGCAGATCGTCGGCCAGATCCGCCAGGGTTCGGATGCCATCAGCAGCGCCGCGGCGGAAATCGCCGCCGGCAACAACGACCTGTCGCAGCGTACCGAGCAGCAGGCCGCATCGCTGGAAGAAACCGCCTCGTCGATGGAAGAGCTGACCAGCACGGTCCGCCAGAACGCCGACAACGCACGCCAGGCCAACCAGCTGGCGCAGAGCGCGGCGGAAGTCGCCGGCCAGGGCGGCACGGTGGTCGGCGAAGTCGTGCATACGATGAATGCGATCAACCAGTCGTCGAAGAAGATCGCCGACATCATCGGCGTGATCGACGGCATCGCGTTCCAGACCAACATCCTGGCGCTGAACGCCGCGGTGGAAGCCGCGCGTGCCGGCGAACAGGGCCGCGGCTTCGCGGTGGTCGCCGCCGAGGTGCGCTCGCTGGCGCAGCGTTCGGCCAACGCCGCCAAGGAGATCAAGCAGCTGATCACCGACTCGGTGGGCAAGGTGGAAGAAGGCAGCGCGCTGGTCGACCAGGCCGGTCGCACGATGGCCGACATCGTCACCAGCGTGCGCAAGGTGACCGACATCATCGCCGACATCTCCGCCGCGTCGCAGGAACAGAGTTCGGGCATCGAGCAGGTCAACAACGCCATCACGCAGATGGACGAAGGCACGCAGCAGAACGCGGCACTGGTGGAACAGGCATCCGCCGCGGCACGCAGCCTGGAACAGCAGTCCGAGCAGCTGGTGCACACGGTTGCTGTGTTCCGCCTGGCGCACGTCGCGCAGGCCGCGCGTGCGGCGGCGACGGTGGTCGAGATGCCCGCCGGCAAGCCGGTCCGTGGTCGCGCGACCGCAGCGGCCGCCAAGCCCGCCGCCCGCAAGGTGCGTGCGCCGGTCGCGGCGAACAGCGCCGAGCCGGATTGGCAGGAGTTCTGAGTCGCGACGCAGTGCTTCAAAGCCCCTCTCCCACCGGGAGAGGGGTTGGGGTGAGGGGCGGCGGAGCAGCAAGCTCCAACGCGCAGTGCGATAGGGCACTGGTGTTCGACGCCTGATGTTCCGTTCTCCCTCATCCGCCCTCCGGGCACCTTCTCCCGCGGGGAGAAGGGATACCCCCTCTTGCCGGAACGAGCCTCTCCCATGCGTCCCCAGCGCAGCCAAGACGACCGCGAGTTCACCTTCGACGAACGCGACTTCCGCCGCGTCTGCCGGATGATCCGCGAGCATGCCGGCATCCACCTGCATCCCCACAAGCGCGACATGGTCTACAGCCGGTTGGCGCGGCGCGTGCGGGCACTGGGCATGGACGACTTCGGCGCGTACCTGGATTACGTCGAGGCCGAACCCGACGCCGAAGTGCAGAGCTTCGTCAACGCGCTCACCACCAACCTCACCTCGTTCTTCCGCGAATCGCACCACTTCGACGCGCTTCTCGCGCACCTGCGCGGCCGACCGAGCGCGACGATCTGGTGCAAC
It includes:
- a CDS encoding methyl-accepting chemotaxis protein — protein: MSTRSTSTLLDRFLTPATQLMSQLRFNQKAMVIGAAFMLTCGVLAGIILVRSNAEIDAARAQQSAVAGLGHLHRAMLGIQQHEQLVVRKLAKDEVSDQALTQSVDLVNRELDGLAAWQRAQLADSALPAALQEARTAWAKANADHTDSAAAATDHAAAVRKLGDVHGLIADETGLAQAQNAAVLYMGRAATVWVPTLAEYTAQQSATALRVLGDGAIWVDDRTGLAVSRNMQDYVRTRSEVEIKDAEEEMASLSDSMGAPFRKALEAVAKQNGDIQKHILDAETPVLPVKIMAARVDATRLSLAAALSAANTSLNAAANAEIARLKQRTALTMGICVLILAIAAYLFLGFSQSTRAALKEVQDASDRLARGEFPDAVRVNSRDEVRDIARGLERAIHTLRSFAGAQRDIFEAHQAGEIDRRLRSEDFPGAYGQMAGEVNTLVDSHIQVNTRAIEIVAAYARGDLSMDMDRLPGQKARITDAVDSVKHGMQSINAEIKTLVDAAVAGDFSRRGDASRFEFVYHDVVQSLNQLMHTAEEGLREVGTLLSAVADGDLNRRVEVELPGEFGRLAHDANRTVEQLAQIVGQIRQGSDAISSAAAEIAAGNNDLSQRTEQQAASLEETASSMEELTSTVRQNADNARQANQLAQSAAEVAGQGGTVVGEVVHTMNAINQSSKKIADIIGVIDGIAFQTNILALNAAVEAARAGEQGRGFAVVAAEVRSLAQRSANAAKEIKQLITDSVGKVEEGSALVDQAGRTMADIVTSVRKVTDIIADISAASQEQSSGIEQVNNAITQMDEGTQQNAALVEQASAAARSLEQQSEQLVHTVAVFRLAHVAQAARAAATVVEMPAGKPVRGRATAAAAKPAARKVRAPVAANSAEPDWQEF